TCTTAGACAAGCAAAAGGGCTTGCTATAATTACTGTGGTGAAGGTTGGAGTGATGATCACATACAAAATTGGCACTGGGCTTGTTATTGCTCGCAGAGCTGATGGTTCCTGGTCCCCTCCTTCAGCCATATCTACTTGTGGTATTGGATATGGAGCTCAGGTCAGTGACCTCTCAAGTGTTCTATTTTCATGAAAGAAGCTTGTTTAAGACCTGATAACACATGAAATTATTCTCATACTATACCTTTCAGGCTGGAGGGGAGTTAGCTGACTTCATTATTGTTCTGAGGAACACTGATGCCATCAAAACATTCAGTGGAAATGCACATCTGTCAGTTGGAGCTGGTATTGGTGCTTCTGCTGCTCATCTTGGACGGGTGGCGGAGGCTGATTTTCGTGCTGGTGATGGTGGTTATGCTGCCTGTTACACATACAGTTGTAGTAAAGGTATGGTTTGAGAGCTAAACAGGATTCaacttctttctttccatTACCTCTTCATATTTGTTGCATAGAATATTATTCAAATTTCTTGATTCTGTTCAGCAGTCAGGGGTGGGGTGGGAGTGGTGGGGATAAATAAGTACCAGACAGTTAGTGGAATAGATGCTAGGTCCAGTTATTCTGACTTTTGAATGATTCACATTAATCTCGGCGTGTCTCATTATTGACTGATCTCCTTATTTCACATTAAACTTTGAATTTTTTATTCCACCAGGTTGGCATGTTTCCAGCCAGTTCTAATAGGTTACCTGGTTAGTTTTGGGTCAAGCAGTCGTTGCCACATCTGTGCTGTTGTGACAGCTAACTTTCAGAACTCAGGGACTAGTCACATTCTGTACTCTACTCTGAGTTCTAAGATTATTATGATTTGGCATGAATATCTTCTGGTTGTGGAAGTAGTTTGCTTTTTAAACACATATACCCAGCATTTGTAAATACTCTTGCTAGCTATGGTATTCTTGATTTAGCCATGAAGTGATATGCCGTGGTCTCATGCCTGGTTATGGATAACTCCTATGaccatatatatactagaATTTCCAAGTTGTACTTCTGGGCAGGTAAATAGAGTAAAATCGTGATGGTCAGTTATTGCAGCTGGAGTTACTAGCTTCGTAGTGTTGCGTCTAGATAATTTGATAAAATCAACATGTGGTAGTGAAGTGTCTGAGACTCTTAGGAGTAAAAGCATTACTGATCAAGTGTGTTTGTGTATCTTTACGTTGCTCATATCTGACATGTTAAACGAAAAAGATGCAATTAAATTCTGAGTCACATTATTAGTACCAAGTGTATAACAAGATCCTACTGAAAACAGTTGTAGAACCATTGAGCATACTGCAGCATATATCACCTCTTATGGTCTCAGTTAGATGTATATTGATGTCCATCCGAGcgaagttctttttttctttctaatgTCTGTTTGGAATGTTAAGTTATATACCATCAATATCAATGATGGTACTCTGCTCTATTTTGTGGGACCTGTTAAACTCTTAATCAGTCATCTGCAATTACTGTTTCACTGGCTTccattttttgaaatttgtactTCCTCTGACAGGTGCCTTTGTCGGATGTGCGCTCAATGGAAGCCTGGTATCAACTCGAAACTCAGAAAATGCCCGATTTTATGGTGGTCCAATTAAGGCATCAGAAATCCTTCTTGGTTCACTGGCAAAGccacctgccgccgccactctcTATAAAGCTCTGTCCATACTAtttgagaaaataaaaatttaaTCATTGTCTTTATGTTTCTGGCACACATTGTGTCACCTGTTCAGTACACTTCGGGCTTCGGTACCTCTAGGTAATTTGCTCTGCATTCTTTGCTTATTCCTGGATGGCAGTTAAGCAATTGTACAGTTTGCCATTCATTGGTACATCACAAACTACTTTGTAAATGTTGTATATATAATTGCCATTGCACGAGAAATGAGCAGAAAAAACATGTTCTTAAAGTTTACCTTTGAACCTTGTCTGGCATCATATATCATTGTAACGTGAGTCAAAACTCTGCCCTATTTTCACCTAGAACTTCTGCAAATTGCCAGCTTGCCGCAGCTCAGTTTTTTatgtatatatactccctccggcccataattcttgtcactgttttagtacaaaattgaactaaaacagcggcaagaattatgggactgagggagtacttattaATATGTAAATGTCATCTCCTTGGATGATTGTTCTTTATGTTCCTGCCTGAGGGGTTGTGGACCATTTGTACAGATCATAGGAAGTATAACAAAAGGCTCTAAAGCTTAATTGAAAGTGACTATCTTTTGTACCATTGTGAAACCTGTGATGAAGTAATTATTTTGTTCTGGCGGTGGTACCGTACAATATTCAGTGTGCGAATGTCATTTTCCGACCAAACTTTAATATGACGGCAACAAACCATATGCTGCATATTCTACATGAGACCTTTCTTGCGGGCCTTTTTAAGTTCACTGCTGCTGACCAATTTTGTGCAAATATCTGCTCCATCATGAGGCATGGAGCATGGACGCTAGTTTGCTACCCAGATTTTGATTCCATGTACTGGGATCAAGTTGGTCGTATTATCACAAACGCCACTCACACTCCGCAAAAGTTAGCATATTGTTTTATCGTTGTTTCTTCATCTCAAAGCAAATCACTCTAGAGCTTCCGAGCATCGTATAATTCTGACAATACCTGTATAGTTATCTTAAGATACAACTTAGTGGACGTGAAGAGCAATGACTAACTGACGCCCTCATAAATTGCAAATAATAACTTGTTAAGAATCAACCGAATTGAATCATAGTCGTTAGGAGAAAAACTATAACCGCATAAGTTCATTGTTTCGCTGATTCTGAAATGGGTGAACAAAAGGAACTTGTCGAAACTTTAATGAGCGGAGGCACAACAAACCAATGAATGATCCACGTACAATGTACATACACTTCTGTCAGAAGTACAGGGACAACAGTCATATCAAGGACAGCTGAACCTGTTTATAAGAGCACATGAATGCAACAAGACGTGCAGCTAGATGTTAACTGATCCCCACAATTTCAACATGCCTAAGGTGTCCAGCAAGCATACATTTTCTTTGCCAATTTTCATCTTTCCATTTcttaagaaaaaaaggaaataaagaaataTAAAAAGAAGCCAACAAGTTGCACAAGCTAAAATAAGTCCAGAGCCTTGAAAGAGGATGGATATCATCGGCAGAGGACCCCGATACGTGCCCTGAACTCCCTTCTCTCTTTCTACAAACCCTGAACTGATAAAACAGAAGAGCACCGCCCAAATAAATATGAAGAATAAACCCAGGCGAACAACAGATAAGGTAGTAGTATGATCAGGAGTCAGGAGGGATCTCCACGAGTCATTGAGCTCCCAAGGGTCAGCTCAAGCTCGTCCGAGGCACATTCCTCGTGTATCCGTTCCCCTTCCCATGCCTTCACCAGTCCAGGTGATTCATTAttgccattgctgctgctcccaAAGGCAAAATCATCCGTGGCACCATCAGCCATCTGAACATCGTGATGAGTCGGTGCGCCACCCATTACTGGGGAACATGTTCCGCTCTGTCCAGGGGTGCACACTCTTGAGGTACTGGCAAGAGCCTCTTTGAAAATCCCAAAAGGATTATGTGAAACAAGGTTGTATGTTGGTGACGAGGGTCCAGCAGATGATATTTGGAACCCTGCTAGCCATGCTGGATCTGGAGCAATGTGGTGACCAGGACTTGGCGGTGTGGAGTTCGGAAGAGAGGTATAATTTGCTCCGGCCCATGGTGGCTGAACACTTTGGTTCTCCCAATCAGTCTTGATGCGAGGCGTATGAGTTGGGGAGCTGGATGGAGGTGTGACTGGAGCACTAATGGAACCTCCATTGAAATAGAGATGGTGAAGCTGTGGGAACTTCGAAGAGGATGCAAATGAAGGATTTGACGAAAGATTCTTCAGCCAAGGGATAAGGGAGCTCCCCTCGACACCACCAATCAAGTTGTTTCCACCAAGAGTGATATGCGAAGATGATCCAGAGCTCGGAAAGGAGGAGGATGCAGGGCTTGGATTGTATGAGGCCCGTGGACTAGGTTGATATGAAGAGCAGGGGCTTGGCGAAGCAGACCTTCCAAGTGGATCATGGCGTGCTTGTGGAGGTGGTTTACATCCCTGAAATATGAACAAATAGACAGTTAAGTATGCAATTCCTTCCATTAAAAGATATACGTGCCAGTGGACAACAACTATAAAGCTGagaatgatttatttttttaccagaACGGGAATTTCCAGAATCCAGGTAGTTTCTTATCCAGAAATATGAGCACAAATTGAACAATGTGCCAACTTCGAACCATAACACATGATGAGTGCATATACGATCAATTATTTCGTTGTTTGTAAACAACACGCTATACGGAAGCAACTTCAAAGAAACACTGAAATCTATACAGAAGCAACTTCAAAGAAACTTTGTAATAGCATTATGTGGTTTCACGCTTCTCACATTTTGACCTTTTTTTAACATTAATGGATTACGGCCTTGATGGACTACACTATCTGTTAATCAAAGAATTCGTGAAATATCTGATTTTGTTGCTGAAAGCAATGGTTACCGCACATGCACAAGGCAGAAAGATGACGCGAGAACATCAATTTTCAGATTAACTGTGTACATCTTGTACTGTGATCTGTGGTTTTCAAATGTGAAACTTTTCTTCTACATCGATTTACCAGGATGTAAGTATGTAGTAATCCGGCATGGTCATGTTTGTCTATCACACtctcctaaaaaaatgttgtttgtCTACCAAACCACTAAAATTAACCTTAACAACTGACATAGCAgctttgaagtttgaactaTCCAACAGAAATGTGGCAATTTCCACGAAAAACTTATGAAGTGTAACTTCCTAAAATTTGCAGGAAACTGTAAAATACTTCTACTGGCGAAAATGTTCTGAGCGAGCAAAACAGGGCATCCCAAGAAAACCACCTCCGCCCCTACATTGAAATGTTgggggcaaaaaaaaaacacaatctTTTCAGTCTCCTAGTTCTAGTTCTAGAACATTCTCTTGCTCCTTTTTGTGGCGAAATCCTAACTCGAGAGGTTGCCAACTGAGGAAGCCACATCGCATTCCCCATTCCTAAATCTAGCTTCCATTCCCCTGACTTGGCAACAAAACCAAGCATATCTCATGGAGCAATACAGTTCAAGGCTTTTTCTTCTATCTACCTTTTTGAGAAACCCGGAGCCTAGAAGTTGCTAAACCAAGGAAGCCATATTACATTCCCCAttctttttttccgaaaaagGGGAgctccccggcctctgcatcgaagcgatgcacacagccaattTACATTCCCCATTCTACAATCGTTCTAATGCCCTGACTGGGCAACAGAACAGGCCAAATCCCAAATAAACTGAGCGTCGACCAAGGAACAACGCATCCCAAAGCTAAGAAGAACTAGCTCCAGAACCATCAGCCTTGATGGGTTGCTCATTGCACATGGCGCATGCAAGAACAATCCTCTAAAAGAAGCAGAATCCCATATTGCATTCTCATTCCTCAACCAAGCGGAGTCCCTGAGCTCCGATGAGAACCGCCCAAATCCCAGCAAAACCGAGTATGATTttccaaaggaaaaaaaaaagcagtcGGAGCAAATAAACGAACGCGCTTAATAGAAACGCGAATCGCAGTCGAGGCAAGATtttgctcctgctcctgcgcaGCAACCAGCACACCACCTCTGGCTGACGCTCTGGACCATCTACAGGATCACGCAGAGATCGGCCGCCGGAGTGAATCGATCGAAGCCATTGAGAAGAGCCAGCTAGATCGGATTACCTTGCGATAAGTGGTGCCGTCGGGCTCGACGACCCACCCCGCCTCGTTGCAGAGCGCCTTGAGGACCTCGTTGTTGTCGCAGTGCTTGGGGAGGTTGTAGTTGCCGTAGGCCCTGAGGCCGGTGTAGATCTTGGCGGCGAttgcccggcgccgccgctccctccgCCGGTTGTTCTCCCGCTCCCTCCACGTCGGCACCCTCGTGCccccaaggccgccgccgccactctcTCCCCCGGCCCCGTGTGTCATCGGCACGCCCGCCGGAGACCCCCGC
This is a stretch of genomic DNA from Brachypodium distachyon strain Bd21 chromosome 1, Brachypodium_distachyon_v3.0, whole genome shotgun sequence. It encodes these proteins:
- the LOC100823855 gene encoding protein BZR1 homolog 3 gives rise to the protein MTHGAGGESGGGGLGGTRVPTWRERENNRRRERRRRAIAAKIYTGLRAYGNYNLPKHCDNNEVLKALCNEAGWVVEPDGTTYRKGCKPPPQARHDPLGRSASPSPCSSYQPSPRASYNPSPASSSFPSSGSSSHITLGGNNLIGGVEGSSLIPWLKNLSSNPSFASSSKFPQLHHLYFNGGSISAPVTPPSSSPTHTPRIKTDWENQSVQPPWAGANYTSLPNSTPPSPGHHIAPDPAWLAGFQISSAGPSSPTYNLVSHNPFGIFKEALASTSRVCTPGQSGTCSPVMGGAPTHHDVQMADGATDDFAFGSSSNGNNESPGLVKAWEGERIHEECASDELELTLGSSMTRGDPS